A single Nostoc sp. PCC 7107 DNA region contains:
- a CDS encoding PstS family phosphate ABC transporter substrate-binding protein — MSKINLKLNSWTVVAGISMITTTLGLSMSAVQSQSVKTIAIDGSSTVFPITEAVAEEFQKSQGGRVRVTVGVSGTGGGFKKFCRGETDISGASRPILQKEIEACKAAGIRYMELPVAYDALTVVVNPQNTWVKNLSVGELKKMWEPGAQGKVNNWSQIRQGFPNAPLKLFGPGANSGTFDYFTEAIVGKAKSSRGDFTASEDDNVLVQGVSRDKNAIGYFGYAYYAENQKRLKAVPVNGVLPSPTTVKNGSYSPLSRPLFIYVSSKSVDKPEVKQFVQFYLRNGAKFAQETRYVALPASAYTTAQSHFGKKRFGTVFGGKEAVGLKIEELLRREAQ; from the coding sequence GTGAGTAAAATTAACTTGAAGCTTAATAGCTGGACAGTAGTTGCCGGGATTTCGATGATCACAACTACTTTGGGTTTATCCATGTCTGCGGTTCAATCTCAAAGTGTGAAAACTATTGCAATTGATGGTTCTAGTACTGTTTTCCCCATCACAGAAGCAGTAGCAGAAGAATTTCAAAAATCTCAAGGCGGTAGAGTTCGGGTGACAGTGGGTGTTTCCGGTACTGGTGGTGGGTTTAAAAAATTCTGTCGGGGTGAGACAGATATTTCCGGTGCTTCCCGTCCCATTCTGCAAAAAGAAATCGAAGCTTGTAAAGCAGCTGGTATTCGTTACATGGAACTACCAGTAGCTTATGATGCCTTAACAGTAGTAGTTAATCCACAAAATACTTGGGTGAAGAATTTGTCTGTTGGCGAACTCAAAAAAATGTGGGAACCAGGCGCACAGGGTAAAGTTAATAATTGGAGTCAGATCCGCCAAGGATTTCCCAATGCACCTTTAAAGTTATTTGGCCCTGGTGCTAATTCGGGAACTTTTGACTATTTTACCGAGGCTATTGTGGGCAAAGCGAAATCTAGTCGCGGTGACTTTACAGCCAGTGAAGACGACAACGTACTTGTACAAGGTGTGTCACGGGATAAAAACGCCATTGGCTATTTTGGTTACGCCTACTATGCAGAAAACCAAAAAAGGTTAAAAGCAGTACCTGTTAATGGTGTATTACCATCGCCAACTACCGTAAAAAATGGTAGTTACTCTCCCTTATCTCGTCCTTTGTTTATCTACGTCAGTTCCAAGTCTGTGGATAAACCAGAAGTGAAACAGTTTGTGCAATTTTATTTACGCAATGGGGCAAAATTCGCCCAAGAAACAAGATATGTAGCGTTACCAGCTTCCGCCTACACCACAGCCCAAAGCCATTTTGGTAAAAAGAGATTTGGGACTGTTTTTGGTGGTAAAGAGGCTGTAGGCTTGAAAATTGAAGAACTGCTGCGTCGAGAAGCTCAGTAA
- the pstC gene encoding phosphate ABC transporter permease subunit PstC, translating into MTIAKKTRFSAKLLRDLRERIIEFILFLSALSSVATTIAIVGILLYESVKFFHQVSLWEFLTDTQWTPLFDDKHFGIWPLVAGTLTTTAVALFVAIPLGTVIAIYLSEFAPPVVREVVKPVLELLAGIPTVVYGYFALLFVTPLLQVLLPDLSGFNMLSAGLVIGMMIIPYVSSLSEDAMRAVPTHLREGSYATGATRLQTALRVVLPSAISGISAAYILGISRAVGETMVVAIAAGGQPNLTFNPLEPAATMTAYIVGVSLGDLPHGSLEYETIFAVGLTLMLMTLVFNIIGYFLSKRYREIY; encoded by the coding sequence ATGACTATTGCCAAAAAAACTCGATTTTCTGCCAAGCTGTTACGTGATTTGCGAGAACGAATCATCGAATTTATCTTGTTTCTCTCAGCGTTATCTTCGGTAGCAACAACAATAGCTATCGTGGGTATTTTGCTTTACGAGTCGGTGAAATTCTTCCATCAAGTATCGTTATGGGAATTTTTGACAGATACTCAGTGGACACCGTTATTTGATGACAAGCATTTTGGTATTTGGCCTTTAGTTGCTGGTACATTAACTACAACAGCAGTCGCCTTATTCGTAGCTATCCCTTTGGGGACAGTCATTGCAATTTACCTGAGTGAATTTGCACCTCCCGTAGTTAGGGAAGTAGTTAAGCCAGTTTTAGAATTACTTGCAGGTATTCCGACTGTTGTTTATGGTTACTTTGCACTGTTATTCGTCACGCCATTGTTGCAAGTTCTGTTACCAGACTTATCTGGTTTTAATATGCTGAGTGCAGGTTTAGTTATCGGGATGATGATTATTCCCTACGTGAGTTCCCTGAGTGAAGATGCGATGCGTGCTGTTCCGACACATTTACGGGAAGGATCTTACGCAACGGGGGCGACACGCTTACAGACAGCGTTACGTGTAGTTTTACCCTCAGCAATTTCAGGTATTTCCGCTGCGTATATTTTGGGAATTTCCCGCGCTGTGGGGGAAACAATGGTGGTGGCTATTGCAGCAGGAGGACAACCAAATCTCACCTTTAACCCCTTGGAACCAGCGGCAACCATGACTGCTTATATTGTCGGCGTGAGTCTGGGCGACTTACCCCACGGTAGTTTGGAGTATGAAACTATCTTTGCAGTGGGACTGACGCTGATGCTGATGACCTTGGTATTCAACATTATTGGTTATTTCCTCAGCAAGCGCTATCGAGAAATTTATTAA
- the pstA gene encoding phosphate ABC transporter permease PstA gives MVSQTIPYIRKIITRNKRSQNIFSIIGLLSMLIGIATLLALIFDLFSDGWPRLSWQFLTSFPSRKAEQAGILSAWVGTMLVMLVTAFAAIPIGIASGIYLEEYARKNWISALIEINVTNLAGVPSIIYGLLALGVFVYGLNLGQSVITAGLTLALLVLPVVIVTTREALRAIPNSIREAAYATGASKWQMIWDHVLPYSTGTILTGIIVALARAIGETAPLVTIGALTFIAFLPDSPITGQFPFVSFAWLLAPFTVLPIQMFDWVSRPQAEFQVNAAAAGIVLIAITLAMNAVAIYIRYRLRQKIKW, from the coding sequence ATGGTTAGTCAAACGATTCCCTACATTCGCAAAATTATCACGCGCAACAAGCGATCGCAAAATATTTTTAGCATCATTGGCTTGTTGTCTATGTTAATTGGTATTGCCACCTTACTCGCATTAATCTTTGACTTGTTTAGTGATGGATGGCCGCGTCTTTCTTGGCAATTTCTCACCTCATTTCCCAGCCGCAAAGCCGAACAAGCAGGTATCCTCTCGGCTTGGGTAGGGACAATGTTAGTCATGCTAGTTACAGCATTCGCCGCAATTCCCATTGGTATCGCATCGGGAATTTATTTAGAAGAATACGCCCGCAAAAACTGGATATCTGCTTTAATCGAAATTAACGTCACCAACCTCGCCGGAGTCCCTTCCATCATTTACGGACTTTTGGCGTTGGGTGTGTTTGTCTATGGCTTAAACTTGGGTCAAAGTGTAATTACCGCTGGGTTAACTTTAGCATTATTAGTTTTACCAGTAGTCATTGTCACTACCCGCGAAGCCCTCCGCGCCATTCCTAATAGCATTCGGGAAGCCGCCTACGCTACTGGTGCTTCCAAATGGCAAATGATTTGGGATCATGTTTTGCCATATTCTACCGGGACAATTTTAACTGGAATTATTGTCGCATTAGCCAGAGCGATCGGGGAAACTGCACCCCTAGTTACCATTGGCGCACTCACATTTATCGCTTTTTTACCAGACTCCCCCATCACAGGACAATTCCCTTTTGTCTCCTTTGCTTGGTTACTAGCTCCCTTCACAGTACTACCAATTCAAATGTTTGATTGGGTGTCTCGTCCTCAAGCTGAATTTCAGGTGAACGCCGCCGCCGCAGGTATCGTGCTAATTGCTATTACCCTCGCCATGAATGCTGTCGCTATTTACATTCGCTATCGTTTACGCCAAAAAATCAAATGGTAG
- the pstB gene encoding phosphate ABC transporter ATP-binding protein PstB, whose product MVETPLKASVDYLNFYYGGKVHALKDIHLPIADKQVTALIGPSGCGKTTLLRCFNRMHDLYPGNRYKGEITLKPDGINLLSHKVDPIEVRMRISMVFQRPNPFPKSIYENVAYGLRVRGESKRGVIDDKVEKALRNAALWDEVKDRLNDLAYNLSGGQQQRLCIARALATEPEIVLFDEPTSALDPIATASIEELIGKLKETVTILIVTHSMQQAARVSDYTAFMYLGELIEFNKTEVIFHHPTDKKTADYVSGRFG is encoded by the coding sequence ATGGTAGAAACTCCTCTGAAAGCCTCTGTTGATTACCTCAATTTTTACTACGGTGGCAAAGTTCACGCCCTCAAAGACATTCATTTACCCATTGCAGATAAGCAGGTAACAGCCCTAATTGGCCCTTCTGGATGTGGTAAAACCACCTTGCTGCGATGCTTTAACCGGATGCACGATTTATATCCAGGAAATCGCTATAAAGGTGAAATCACCCTCAAACCAGATGGAATTAACCTCCTCAGTCATAAAGTAGACCCCATTGAAGTACGAATGCGAATTAGCATGGTATTTCAAAGACCAAATCCTTTTCCTAAGTCAATTTACGAAAATGTTGCTTATGGTTTGCGAGTCCGGGGTGAATCAAAACGTGGTGTGATTGATGACAAGGTAGAAAAAGCTTTACGCAACGCCGCTTTATGGGATGAAGTCAAGGATCGGTTAAATGATTTAGCCTATAATCTTTCTGGTGGTCAACAGCAGAGGTTATGTATTGCCCGTGCATTAGCTACTGAACCAGAGATAGTGTTATTTGATGAGCCGACATCTGCATTAGACCCCATAGCTACTGCCAGTATTGAAGAGTTGATTGGCAAGTTAAAAGAAACAGTAACAATATTAATTGTCACTCACAGTATGCAGCAGGCCGCGCGGGTTTCTGACTATACGGCGTTTATGTATTTGGGTGAATTGATTGAATTTAACAAAACAGAAGTGATTTTTCATCATCCCACCGATAAAAAGACCGCAGATTATGTAAGTGGGCGATTTGGGTAA
- a CDS encoding efflux RND transporter periplasmic adaptor subunit: MTSPEPQIDFEKELPETSEQPPQNRWRWWRLLLALILIVGGGVAIAWRLLTPVPQTPSTHAQTPGVRAKISPVQLGTIEESADYIATLESRRSINLQSRIPGQITQIFVKPGQTITAGTPIIQIDYKAQQPTALGNNGSTQATAALLESARATLRALEVERISKLAEVQSNQLDYDRSANLADQGAISRQSKDLSANRLATARANLDAVNSRIQAQKASILQAENAIQQADINSRQPPASLQYDKITAPFGGTVGDISVKVGDFVTTSSRLMTVAENRPLEVALTLPLERGPKLRKGMPIEIMNSQGQVLGTSRVFLITPNVSNQPPSILIKALFNNPQGQLRAGQLVRTRVIWSQHSGVLIPTTAVTRVAGETFVYVAKQQTTPQGVSQVVAQQRRVKLGNIKNNYYQVLAGLQPEDEIIISGLLNIRDGVAIVPES, from the coding sequence ATGACATCCCCTGAGCCGCAAATTGATTTTGAAAAAGAACTTCCAGAAACATCAGAACAACCACCTCAAAATAGATGGCGCTGGTGGCGATTATTGTTAGCTTTAATACTAATAGTAGGGGGTGGAGTGGCGATCGCTTGGCGTTTACTTACTCCTGTACCTCAAACACCGTCAACTCATGCTCAAACACCAGGGGTAAGAGCTAAAATTTCACCTGTGCAATTAGGCACAATTGAGGAAAGTGCAGACTATATTGCAACTTTAGAATCTCGGCGTTCCATCAACCTCCAGTCGAGAATTCCCGGACAAATTACCCAGATATTTGTCAAGCCGGGACAGACTATCACCGCAGGTACACCCATTATCCAAATAGATTATAAAGCCCAACAACCAACAGCCCTAGGCAACAATGGTTCAACCCAAGCAACCGCAGCACTACTAGAAAGCGCTCGCGCCACACTCCGCGCTTTGGAAGTAGAACGGATATCAAAGTTGGCTGAGGTGCAATCAAATCAATTAGATTACGATAGATCTGCCAATCTAGCAGACCAAGGTGCAATATCACGACAGTCTAAGGATTTATCTGCTAACAGGCTGGCGACGGCGAGGGCTAATCTTGATGCGGTGAATTCTCGAATTCAAGCCCAAAAAGCTAGTATCTTACAAGCGGAAAATGCTATCCAGCAAGCTGATATTAATAGTAGACAACCACCCGCGTCGCTTCAGTATGACAAAATTACTGCACCCTTTGGTGGTACGGTGGGCGATATCTCCGTCAAAGTTGGTGATTTTGTCACGACTTCTTCACGACTTATGACTGTTGCTGAAAACCGACCTTTAGAAGTTGCTTTAACTCTACCACTAGAGCGCGGCCCCAAATTACGCAAGGGAATGCCTATAGAAATTATGAATTCTCAAGGGCAAGTTCTGGGTACAAGTCGAGTATTTTTAATTACGCCCAATGTGAGCAATCAACCACCATCAATCTTAATTAAAGCATTGTTTAATAATCCCCAAGGGCAGTTAAGGGCTGGTCAATTAGTGCGGACAAGAGTGATTTGGAGTCAGCATTCTGGAGTTTTGATTCCGACTACAGCAGTAACTCGCGTGGCGGGGGAAACTTTTGTCTATGTGGCGAAACAGCAAACAACCCCTCAAGGAGTTTCACAGGTGGTAGCGCAACAAAGGCGCGTGAAGTTAGGCAATATCAAAAATAACTATTACCAAGTTTTGGCAGGATTACAGCCGGAAGATGAAATTATTATCTCAGGGTTGCTGAATATTCGGGATGGTGTGGCTATTGTGCCTGAGTCTTAG
- a CDS encoding SDR family oxidoreductase: MAALTGKVAIVTGASRGIGRAIALKLAHQGASVVVNYAGNAAKAQEVVAEIAQLGVQAISIQADVGNVADIEALFQKTIAHFGKIDILVNNAGTIIYKPITEITEAEFDKLFAVNVKGTFFACQQAAQHLAIGGRIINFSSSTTGMMLPTYSAYAATKGAVEQITRVLSKELGAKEITVNVVSPGPTDTELFREGKTTEQINRLAQMSAFNKLGDVQEIADVVAFLASEEARWITGQNIRVNGGAV, encoded by the coding sequence ATGGCAGCTTTAACAGGGAAAGTTGCAATTGTGACTGGTGCATCGCGGGGTATTGGCAGAGCGATCGCTTTAAAATTAGCTCATCAAGGTGCATCTGTTGTAGTTAATTATGCCGGGAATGCAGCCAAAGCCCAGGAAGTTGTTGCAGAAATCGCACAACTGGGAGTGCAAGCAATTTCTATCCAAGCTGATGTGGGGAATGTGGCTGATATTGAAGCACTTTTTCAGAAAACAATTGCCCATTTTGGCAAGATTGATATCTTGGTCAACAATGCTGGCACAATTATTTACAAGCCAATTACAGAAATTACTGAAGCAGAGTTTGACAAACTTTTTGCTGTCAATGTCAAAGGTACTTTTTTTGCCTGTCAACAAGCTGCACAGCATTTAGCCATAGGTGGCAGAATTATTAATTTTTCTTCATCCACTACAGGGATGATGTTACCAACCTACAGTGCTTATGCTGCAACTAAAGGCGCAGTGGAACAGATAACGCGGGTGTTGTCTAAAGAGTTAGGTGCTAAGGAAATCACGGTGAATGTTGTTTCTCCTGGCCCAACAGATACAGAACTGTTCCGTGAAGGTAAAACCACAGAACAAATCAATCGTCTAGCCCAAATGTCGGCTTTTAACAAGCTGGGTGATGTCCAAGAAATTGCCGATGTGGTGGCTTTTTTAGCTAGTGAGGAAGCACGTTGGATAACTGGGCAAAATATTCGCGTCAATGGCGGGGCAGTTTGA
- a CDS encoding rubrerythrin family protein encodes MDLSNITTLHNLEAAFGGESMANRKYLFFAKVASKLGFADLAKLFRETAEQETEHAFAHFQLLHPELVVEDPAALTDEQKKQIISRCLSLAIEGETYEYTTMYPEFAAAAQSDRDNPAAAEFLKQAQESGEHADTFREAAHRFGLLKFIENYHADRYTEALEVLNGGQAVAKVASDDPQTRKWICRQCSMIYDPVAGDPDSGIAPGTPFEDIPDDWQCPICGATKKTFKPLEEKVAA; translated from the coding sequence ATGGATTTATCCAACATTACTACTCTACATAACTTAGAAGCAGCCTTCGGTGGTGAATCGATGGCGAACCGCAAGTATTTGTTTTTCGCTAAAGTTGCTAGTAAATTAGGATTTGCGGATTTAGCAAAACTTTTCCGTGAAACCGCAGAACAAGAAACCGAACACGCTTTTGCTCATTTTCAGTTGCTGCATCCAGAACTAGTGGTTGAAGATCCTGCGGCTTTAACTGATGAACAAAAAAAGCAAATTATCTCTCGTTGCTTATCTTTAGCAATTGAAGGAGAGACTTACGAATACACTACAATGTATCCTGAATTTGCCGCCGCGGCACAAAGTGATAGGGACAATCCAGCCGCCGCCGAATTTCTCAAACAAGCACAAGAATCTGGCGAACACGCTGATACATTTCGAGAAGCCGCACACCGTTTTGGTTTGCTTAAATTTATCGAAAATTACCACGCCGATCGCTACACTGAAGCATTAGAAGTCTTAAATGGTGGGCAAGCTGTCGCCAAAGTAGCGAGTGATGATCCTCAAACGCGCAAATGGATTTGTCGTCAATGCAGTATGATTTACGATCCGGTGGCTGGCGATCCCGATTCGGGAATTGCACCTGGTACACCGTTTGAAGATATTCCTGATGATTGGCAATGTCCAATTTGTGGTGCTACCAAAAAGACTTTTAAACCACTAGAAGAAAAAGTTGCTGCTTAA